Within the Eucalyptus grandis isolate ANBG69807.140 chromosome 1, ASM1654582v1, whole genome shotgun sequence genome, the region CGGAGGGACATGATCGAAGAAAGACTTCATGATAAGAAAGTCATCCTTATTCTTGATGATATGGACAAGAAGGATCAGCTCATGAAGCTAGCTGGTGAGTCTAGTTGGTTTGGGCCGGGAAGCAGAATTATTATCACAACTAGGAACACCCATTTCTTAGCTCCCCAAACTGACTACCAAGATGACAATATTATCCCACTTAATCACcaagatttctatttttatgaaatgaagaTAATGGAGTTAGGCCACGCTCTTCAACTATTTAGCAAGCACTCCTTCAAAAGTGATTCACCTCCACGTGATTACGTCAATATTTCATGTGAATTTGTCAATACTAGTGGAGGACTACCATTGGCACTGGAGGTCATAGGTTCATTTCTTCATTTAAGAAGCATGAGAACTTGGAAAGACACATTGAAGAAGTTGCAAACAATACCCAACACCGAAgtcaagaaaaagttgttgatAAGTTATGAAGAATTGGACTTCTCGCAACAACAAATTTTTCTCGACATTGCATGTCACTTCATTGGTGAAAAAGAATCCACGCATATTACATGTGGAAAGCTTGTAATTTTTTCCACATCTTTTGGACTCAATGTCCTCATTCATTTGTCTTTGATCAAAGTCAATGAAGATGATAGATTATGGATGCACAATCAACTCGGAGATCTTGGAAGAGAGATTGTCGAGCAAGAATGCGTTAGGAATCCTGAGGAGCGCAGTAGGCTGTGGTGTCCGAAGACTGCCTCAAATGTGATTCAGAATAACTTGGTATACTATTAGTTGAATTTATATACATGCTCCCTATTTTGATATTCAGCACTTGCTCTGAATGGTTCAATCATGTTGCTAACGTGTTACTCTGAAAATatcagggaacaaaaaacatTGTAGCACTCAAACTCACAAGACTTGATGACGAGCATAATTTTACGAGTGGCGAATTTTCCAGGCTGCCAAGTTTAAGGTTCCTTGAATTGGATGGAGGAAACTTTGTCGGAGACTTCAAAAATCTTCTCTTTAATCTAACATGGCTCTGTTGGCGTCATTGCCCTTCAGAACTACATGCCACCGGTTTACGTCTAAAGAAATTGACTGTTCTCAAGCTTTCAGAGAGTGATATTATGGAAGACTGGAATGGATGGGGAGCATGCATGGTACAATTTCATATAATGCATTATTTTTCGTTTATGTGTGTATGCATTTGTTACATTGAGTTGACCTTTGCCTatgtcattatttttcttaataattgGTTGTTTTATAGGTAAATGATAACCTGAAAGTCATATATCTAGAAAGCTGCAATTATTTAAAGAGGACACCCAACTTCTCTAAGTGCCTGAATTTGAAAAGACTAGTTCTAAAAAATTGTACGAGATTGGAAGAAATTGATAGCTCTATTAATCAGTTAGGCCACCTGAAGTATTTGGAATTAGATGGGATGGATCGTCCACTACAGAGAATTCCACCCATTTCTCTATTACCATACGCAATTGATGGTATGAAATCCTTGTCGGTTCTGAAGGTGGAAAAACAGGATGGCATTAGAGAACTTCCACCCTCAATAGAAGGGCTACAAGTTTTGAAGCATATGTCTCTAAGTGGGTGTTGCAACTTTGTAGAGCTTTTGATTCCATTGGAAAGTTGACATCACTCGTTTATTTGAATTTAGATTATACTAGTGTAAGTGCATTACCAGATTCCATTGGAGGATTAGAATCGCTACTCGAATTGCATTTATCTTCTACACCTATCGAAGAATTACCCCATTCTATTGGCGGACAGTTGCAGCTCATGAATTTGCAGGAAAGTAAGATACGAGAGCTACCAGAGAGTGTAGGGACTCGGGAGAATCTTGAGggcaaaaatcctaaaatcacaggACTATCTCGATTGGAGACTCTGATCATGCCAAACACGAAGATTAGTAGATTGCCGAAGACAATCAATCAGCTCTTTAACCTCAGAGAACTTGATATAAGTTTTTGTAATAGGCTTCAATTACTACCGAGACCTCCCCACAAATTTAACAAACCTAAGGATAAAGTCTCCATCGTTGCGCGGCACCCGATCTCTCGAACCTCACTAGTTTAAATAATCTAATGATAAGTGATTGCATTTATACTTGTGTGAGGAACCAACCGTTGCCATTTGTACCGGGACAGGTCGACGTCCAAACCTAAGTTATCTCGGAGGGCTTCATAAATTGCAGTGGTTGTACGTGGATTTTTGCGATACCACCATGCGTCCAAGCGACTTGAGATCCCTTTCTCAGCTCTGGAAGTTAGAAATAACTTGTGCCGACCTACGCTTCTAACCGGGTTTCCGTCCGGTTTGAAATCGTTGAACTTACAAGGTGTGAAGGCCCCAATAGAATGGTCAATATTCTCCAACCTGGACAATTTGTGTCGCACGCTCTACGACTTTGAATTTGCGAGAGATTGAGTTCGACAATGTGATTGGACAGCTAAAGAATCTCCGAATGCGCAAGTGTTGGAATGGGAGGGGCTTGTGAGGATATCCAATGTTTCGAGCTTAAAGGAGCATCAAAATTTGTTTGTGACGAGATGCCCGAAATTAAGTGAGATCGAACTTGAACGGTTTTCAAGCGGAGATTGCGGTTCCAAAGAAAGGCTCCTCCCCGATGCTTTGAAGCTAGAGAAGTTATGTTCGTTGAAGGTCCGTGATTGTGCATCATTGCAAAAGATACCAAACACATGTCGTAGGACTGTTCGGAATTGCCCGAGAGTTGGTCCATATGAAAAGTCAAGAGCagcaaaaagagagggaggaagctAGTCGGCAAAGCAAAGAGGAAACAGAAGAAAGAGTGTGGAATCGGacggcgaaccaccgcgccgcACCTCGGCTCGGTTCGGCCCCCACTCGTCCATCCCTTACTTGTTCTCTCTCCTCGCGTCtgtctgccctccctctcttcgaTAGCGAACCACCGCGCCCCCTCCGGCTCCGAGATCCGGCACCGGCTTGTCCGGTaatatctctctttctttttttctctttctctctgtccaCGGGGTGACGGAAGTGATTTTATAGGAGTTCGGCGATGCCTGAAAAGTCATTAGTAGTATGCTTTTCGCcgtagttttttttctttaatcttgggTCTGGCTATTCATTATGCCAGTAGTACATACTCCGAAAAGGCTCTAACAATGCATTTGGCTTCTTACTTTATCTCACTATTTGGTATAGACCTATGCGATCTcctgatgatgatttttttttttttttggattttaactttctctgcatttaatccaatTGCAGGATGTGGCGGTGAAGGTATTCTCGATGCAAGAATATTCAGAAGAATTGATAAGCTCCTTTAGACAAGaggtttgtttttcttttgttttactatTTCTCATGAGTTCTCTTTGTTCCTAATATTATTCAGCGGGACATGCGAGGGTCGCttagactttttaatttgaataagGCATCTCTCGTAGGACATGATATGCAGGCTATGTCTTGCTCTAAGCCTGTTGACCTGTCCTCGACTTGTTAATTGAAATCATGAAAACATTGTTATGATAGTGTTTAGTGATTGCTAGATGCGAGGTGGCTGGTTTAATTTTTATAAGGGCCTTCCTTGACAGGTTGTAATTGCAGTTGATAATCTAGATTCAGACCGAGGCAGTGAGGGATAATGGGTTGGCCTTTTAGTTGATGATGAGCCCAAAAAGTGATCTATATTATCCCCGGATGAGACGAGTCAACATCGAGGTGCCAAATGACTCCATCGATGATGTCACTTGCCCCTACATCttcttattgttctttttttttctttttctttttccttttcctgataAGAACTGCATAGTCAGATGGTTTAGGAAGAACATTCTGAAAACCAGTGTGATAAAGAGACGAAGTAAGATTGACCAATATGTTCGAACTGCATGCATTTATCTCTATCTCTCGCACTTGTATGACGAGcccatattttattattttataaaattctgaAGCCTTTTAATGAATAGAATTTTTTGTGCTTATTCTCAGTAGCAAGCTGGGATTTTTTCCCCAAAGCACGGATATAGTTTATTGGTGTCAGCTCTATTAGTGATGGCattggcaattttaattaaagTGTTGTTCCACTAATACAGCAACGCAACATTTCCAGTACATGTGGTGATAGCAGgttttgatctcttttttttttttttttttttttttgccaaaggATTATGgatatttttccttatattttccaTGCCTTTATCCATTGCATTATGATTAATTGTGTTGTGTTGGATAGATGTAATAGCATGTGGGTCTACAAAAGAATTATGCCTTCTCGTTttactcaaaatgaggaactttCTCATAGGACTTTGCGATTGTTATATGTCCATGCTCTCCCCCTCAGCATGCGTAGTACCATGCAGATTCTGAGAACCTCTTTTGATGTTGCcacaaattttctcacttcTCATAAAGTACGTTCATGTAGAATTTTATGAAACCTCATTAGCTAGTTGTGGAACTAATCTTAAACCGCAGGGAAAATGGGTCCATGTTGGCTTCTTCAGATAGCGAgtttccatttggaaaatgGGTCCATGTTGGCTGTCGGTATGTATATCAAGTGTCCGAATTACTCTTTCTACACATGGTTTTTAAACTGCTCGTTCCTTTTGAGTTGATAACTGCTGAAATTTTTATGGCTATAGCTGAGCACATTAATGTGTGTCATGTTTACCACTTATTGGTTTGAGCTGTCGAGCTGAAGCAAGTTGTTACCGAACATTTTATCTGTTCTTTTTACCTTTAACCAATCATTTTCAGATGTAATTGGAATTGTATGAATGGTGCATGatcttcaaatatataaaagtaaGGCGTATTGGATGGACATTCATATAGCACGTAGAACTGTTGCACTTTC harbors:
- the LOC120286303 gene encoding TMV resistance protein N-like gives rise to the protein MEAVIKLLGLGTLDVRFVVIHGIGGIGKTTLAKAIFERISSQFQSCSFLLDIRGNDILTLRKKLSRDILGLQHSKVIDAYERRDMIEERLHDKKVILILDDMDKKDQLMKLAGESSWFGPGSRIIITTRNTHFLAPQTDYQDDNIIPLNHQDFYFYEMKIMELGHALQLFSKHSFKSDSPPRDYVNISCEFVNTSGGLPLALEVIGSFLHLRSMRTWKDTLKKLQTIPNTEVKKKLLISYEELDFSQQQIFLDIACHFIGEKESTHITCGKLVIFSTSFGLNVLIHLSLIKVNEDDRLWMHNQLGDLGREIVEQECVRNPEERSRLWCPKTASNVIQNNLGTKNIVALKLTRLDDEHNFTSGEFSRLPSLRFLELDGGNFVGDFKNLLFNLTWLCWRHCPSELHATGLRLKKLTVLKLSESDIMEDWNGWGACMVNDNLKVIYLESCNYLKRTPNFSKCLNLKRLVLKNCTRLEEIDSSINQLGHLKYLELDGMDRPLQRIPPISLLPYAIDGMKSLSVLKVEKQDGIRELPPSIEGLQVLKHMSLSGCCNFVELLIPLES